The Brassica napus cultivar Da-Ae chromosome C7, Da-Ae, whole genome shotgun sequence genome has a segment encoding these proteins:
- the LOC125574770 gene encoding sinapine esterase-like: MASSLKKLITSILLFFFYTIIVASSEPSCRLYKSIISFGDSIADTGNYLHLFDVNHPPQAAFLPYGETFFSVPTGRNSDGRLIIDFIAEFLGLPYVPPYFGSQNVSFEQGVNFAVYGATALDRAFLIEKGIVSDFTNVSLSVQLNTFKQILPTLCASSSHDCRKVLEDSLILMGELGGNDYNYPFFEDKSINEIKELTPLIIKAISDAIVDLIDLGGKTFLVPGSFPVGCSAAYLTLFQTAKEKDYDPLTGCLPWLNDFGKHHDEQLKTEIRRLRKLYPHVNIIYADYYNSLYRLYQKPTKYGFKNRPLAACCGVGGQYNFTIGEECGYEGVGYCQNPSEYINWDGYHLTEAAHQKMAHGILNGPYATPAFNWSCLDAASVDNESSFGS; encoded by the exons ATGGCTTCTTCACTAAAGAAGCTCATCACAAGCATTCTACTTTTCTTTTTCTACACCATTATCGTCGCCTCATCAGAACCATCGTGTCGCCTTTACAAATCGATCATTAGCTTCGGTGATTCCATCGCTGACACCGGAAACTATCTCCATCTCTTCGACGTCAACCATCCTCCTCAAGCCGCATTTCTTCCTTATGGAGAAACCTTCTTTAGTGTTCCCACCGGACGTAACTCTGACGGCCGCCTCATCATCGATTTCATCG CTGAGTTCTTGGGACTACCGTATGTACCGCCTTACTTTGGTTCCCAAAACGTGAGCTTCGAGCAAGGAGTCAATTTTGCTGTGTATGGAGCAACCGCTTTGGATCGTGCGTTTCTTATAGAAAAAGGAATTGTTTCTGATTTTACCAATGTTAGTTTAAGTGTTCAACTTAACACTTTCAAGCAGATTTTACCTACCCTATGTGCCTCGTCTTCTCATG ATTGCAGAAAGGTGCTTGAGGACTCGCTAATACTCATGGGAGAGCTTGGAGGGAACGACTATAACTACCCCTTCTTCGAAGACAAAAGTATCAATGAAATCAAAGAGCTTACTCCTCTAATTATCAAAGCTATTTCTGACGCAATTGTG GATTTGATCGATTTGGGAGGCAAAACATTTCTGGTGCCCGGAAGCTTTCCAGTTGGATGTAGCGCCGCGTATCTTACTCTATTCCAAACcgcaaaagaaaaagattatgaTCCTCTTACAGGTTGTCTCCCATGGCTCAACGACTTTGGAAAGCACCACGATGAACAGCTCAAGACAGAAATTAGACGACTCCGAAAACTTTACCCTCATGTGAACATTATTTATGCCGACTACTACAACTCTCTGTACCGACTTTACCAAAAGCCAACTAAATACG ggtttaagaacCGACCTTTGGCTGCTTGTTGTGGAGTTGGAGGTCAATATAACTTCACTATTGGTGAAGAGTGTGGATACGAAGGGGTTGGGTATTGTCAAAATCCGTCTGAGTATATTAATTGGGACGGTTATCATTTAACCGAAGCCGCACACCAGAAGATGGCTCATGGCATACTCAACGGTCCCTATGCAACTCCTGCGTTCAACTGGTCCTGCCTTGACGCTGCATCAGTGGATAACGAATCTTCTTTCGGTAGTTGA
- the LOC111213295 gene encoding GDSL esterase/lipase At1g28650-like produces MTSTILLKPHSFHTVKPSFILPPAVTSTVASSSISLGSISRCMEQPLWIVRYLWKKELNLISPMLVEVFSLTSSRKFCLTFAPRLLVRGVRRLADTHGRVGVNDYNYPFFEGESINEIKELVPLVIKAISSAIVELIDLGGKTFLVPGNFPLGCFPAYLTLFETSEKEHDPFTGCIPWLNDFGEYHNEQLKTELTQLQKLYPHVC; encoded by the exons ATGACATCAACCATCCTCCTCAAGCCGCATTCCTTCCATACGGTGAAACCTTCTTTCATCCTCCCTCCGGCCGTTACTTCGACTGTCGCCTCATCATCGATTTCATTG GGGTCAATTTCGCGGTGTATGGAGCAACCGCTTTGGATCGTGCGTTACTTGTGGAAAAAGGAATTAAATCTGATTTCACCAATGTTAGTTGAAGTGTTCAGCTTAACATCTTCAAGAAAATTTTGCCTAACCTTTGCGCCTCGTCTTCTCGTG AGAGGTGTTCGGAGACTCGCTGATACTCATGGGAGAGTTGGAGTTAACGACTATAATTACCCGTTTTTTGAAGGCGAAAGTATCAATGAGATTAAAGAGCTAGTTCCTCTAGTCATCAAAGCTATATCTTCTGCAAttgtg GAATTGATCGATTTGGGAGGCAAAACATTTCTGGTTCCTGGAAACTTTCCACTTGGATGTTTCCCTGCGTATCTTACTCTATTTGAGACCTCGGAAAAAGAACACGACCCTTTTACAGGTTGTATCCCATGGCTCAACGACTTTGGAGAGTACCATAATGAACAGCTTAAGACAGAACTTACACAACTCCAAAAGCTCTACCCTCATGTCTGTTAG
- the LOC125590484 gene encoding uncharacterized protein LOC125590484 — translation MAHGLLNGPYITPVFDWSCLSCGSADKEVVQALPSTRWRCQTDASWINDKGRAGLGFVLLDTGTPVLFRAKGIRHAASPLHAEAEGLLWAMQEILKLGNRAIRFESDCEQLVKLLEDEEDWPAMAPEIDEIKVLSAEFTESSIAYIPRSTNVRADSLAKGGRSRVFGSPFVNCFAPCWLAPYAGQEAAN, via the exons ATGGCTCATGGTTTACTCAACGGTCCCTATATAACACCTGTTTTCGACTGGTCTTGCCTTAGCTGTGGATCAGCCGATAAAGA GGTAGTGCAGGCGCTACCATCAACTCGCTGGAGATGTCAAACTGACGCGTCTTGGATAAACGATAAAGGCAGAGCGGGACTGGGGTTCGTACTGCTTGATACTGGAACTCCTGTTCTGTTCAGAGCAAAAGGAATAAGACACGCAGCATCCCCTCTACACGCCGAAGCTGAAGGTTTATTGTGGGCTATGCAGGAGATATTAAAGCTAGGAAACAGAGCAATCCGGTTCGAGTCAGACTGCGAACAACTTGTTAAGCTgctagaagatgaagaagactgGCCTGCAATGGCACCTGAAATAGATGAGATTAAAGTCCTTTCTGCTGAGTTTACGGAGAGTTCTATAGCATATATTCCAAGATCGACGAACGTCCGTGCTGACTCCCTTGCCAAAGGAGGAAGATCACGAGTCTTTGGATCCCCTTTCGTTAACTGCTTTGCACCATGTTGGCTAGCTCCTTATGCTGGCCAAGAGGCTGCTAACTAG